Proteins found in one Clostridia bacterium genomic segment:
- the clpB gene encoding ATP-dependent chaperone ClpB, with the protein MRFDKLTIKSQEAIARAKAIAEERQHQSIEALHLLLALLEQKEGVVAPVLGKLGATPETISREVEDALGKLPKVYGQQAGQYLSTKSATLLDEAEGEAKRLKDEFVSVEHILLAIAGSDDEAGRILRSLGAGKDDIYKALVDVRGTQRITDQNPEEKYQALEKYTRDLTALARKGALDPVIGRDDEVRRVVQILSRRTKNNPVLIGEPGVGKTAIVEGLAQRIVAKDVPESLKDKRILALDLGGMVAGSKYRGEFEDRLKAVLKEIEEAQGQVVLFIDELHTLVGAGAAEGAIDASNMLKPALARGELRCVGATTIDEYRKYIEKDAALERRFQPVMVNEPSVEDTIAILRGLKEKYEVHHGVRIKDSALVAAAVLSNRYISDRFLPDKAIDLIDEAASKLRMEIDSMPAEIDEVERRIMQLEIERHALDKEDDEAGRARFAKLNSELSELQDKSGQMKAHWQKEKDAISQVRDIKRKAEEARLEEENAERAADLGRAAELRYGVQRTLAHELEQANSELASLQEDGRYLKEEVEEEDIAQAVSKWTRIPISRLLEGETQKLLHMEELLGQRVIGQDEAIKAVSNAVRRARSGLSDPNRPIGSFLFLGPTGVGKTELARALAQFLFDDERAMVRIDMSEYQERHTVARLIGAPPGYVGYEEGGQLTEAVRRRPYTVILLDEIEKAHQEVFNVMLQLLDDGRLTDGHGRTVDFRNTVVIMTSNLGSQYITEHFGPQDEAALKQMVTEVLKQTFRPEFLNRIDEILIFNRLGADEIAKIVQIQLELVRGRLADKGFSITWTPEVRDFLAKAGFDPVYGARPLKRAIQKELENAMALEILQGKFKQGDTIKVDASTDGESLLFTTA; encoded by the coding sequence ATGAGATTCGACAAGCTAACCATCAAATCGCAGGAAGCGATAGCAAGGGCGAAGGCGATAGCAGAGGAACGCCAGCATCAGAGCATAGAGGCGCTTCACCTGCTTCTGGCCTTGCTTGAACAGAAGGAGGGCGTGGTTGCACCCGTCCTCGGGAAACTAGGAGCGACCCCAGAGACGATTTCCCGCGAAGTGGAGGACGCCCTGGGCAAGCTGCCTAAGGTGTACGGACAGCAGGCCGGGCAGTATCTGTCGACGAAGTCCGCCACACTCCTCGACGAGGCCGAGGGCGAGGCCAAGAGGCTGAAGGATGAATTCGTAAGCGTGGAGCATATTCTGCTCGCCATTGCCGGAAGCGACGATGAAGCAGGCAGGATCCTCCGCTCGCTCGGAGCTGGAAAAGATGACATATACAAGGCCCTCGTAGACGTGAGGGGAACCCAGAGGATCACCGATCAGAACCCCGAAGAGAAGTACCAGGCTCTGGAGAAGTACACTCGTGATCTCACCGCTCTTGCACGTAAGGGCGCCCTGGATCCGGTGATTGGCCGTGATGATGAAGTGCGCCGCGTGGTCCAGATACTCTCTCGCCGCACCAAGAACAACCCAGTGCTGATCGGAGAGCCGGGAGTCGGAAAGACTGCCATCGTTGAAGGCCTGGCTCAGCGAATCGTTGCGAAGGATGTGCCGGAGAGCCTGAAGGACAAGCGCATCCTCGCACTCGACCTGGGCGGAATGGTGGCCGGGAGCAAGTACCGGGGCGAGTTCGAGGACAGGCTCAAGGCAGTCCTCAAGGAGATTGAAGAGGCGCAGGGCCAGGTTGTCCTGTTCATAGATGAACTCCACACCCTGGTAGGCGCAGGGGCCGCGGAAGGGGCAATCGATGCATCGAACATGCTCAAGCCCGCCCTTGCCCGAGGAGAGCTCAGATGCGTGGGCGCGACAACGATCGACGAATACCGGAAGTACATCGAAAAAGATGCTGCCCTGGAACGCAGGTTCCAGCCGGTCATGGTGAACGAACCATCTGTTGAGGACACCATAGCCATACTGCGGGGGCTCAAAGAGAAGTATGAGGTTCACCATGGCGTGAGAATCAAGGACTCCGCGCTTGTAGCGGCGGCAGTGCTCTCAAACCGCTACATCTCCGATAGGTTCCTGCCTGATAAGGCCATCGACCTGATCGATGAGGCCGCGTCCAAGCTTCGCATGGAGATCGACTCCATGCCCGCGGAGATCGACGAGGTGGAGCGGAGAATCATGCAACTGGAGATCGAGCGGCATGCGCTGGACAAAGAGGACGACGAGGCGGGCCGAGCCAGATTCGCCAAACTCAATTCCGAACTCTCTGAACTGCAGGATAAATCAGGCCAAATGAAGGCTCACTGGCAGAAGGAGAAGGACGCCATCTCCCAAGTCAGAGACATCAAGCGAAAGGCCGAGGAGGCCAGGCTCGAGGAGGAGAACGCTGAACGCGCAGCTGACCTGGGCCGGGCCGCAGAGCTTCGATATGGGGTCCAGCGCACACTTGCGCACGAACTGGAACAAGCCAACTCCGAGCTGGCTTCTCTCCAGGAGGATGGGCGCTATCTCAAGGAAGAGGTCGAGGAGGAAGACATCGCTCAGGCGGTGTCCAAGTGGACTAGGATCCCCATATCTCGGCTGCTCGAGGGGGAAACCCAGAAACTTCTCCACATGGAGGAACTACTCGGGCAGAGGGTGATCGGGCAGGACGAGGCCATCAAGGCAGTGTCGAACGCAGTGAGGCGCGCCCGTTCGGGGCTGTCGGATCCGAATAGGCCGATCGGGTCATTCCTCTTCCTAGGGCCGACAGGAGTTGGAAAGACCGAGCTTGCACGGGCTCTGGCCCAGTTCCTCTTCGATGATGAGCGAGCCATGGTGAGGATCGACATGTCGGAGTACCAGGAGAGGCACACCGTTGCACGGCTCATCGGAGCGCCCCCTGGCTATGTAGGCTACGAAGAGGGCGGCCAGCTTACAGAGGCTGTGCGCCGCAGACCATACACAGTCATACTACTCGATGAGATCGAGAAGGCACATCAGGAAGTGTTCAACGTGATGCTGCAGTTGCTCGACGATGGGCGACTCACCGACGGGCATGGTCGAACTGTTGACTTCCGCAACACGGTAGTGATCATGACCTCCAACCTGGGAAGCCAGTACATCACCGAGCACTTCGGCCCCCAGGATGAAGCCGCATTGAAGCAGATGGTCACGGAGGTTCTGAAGCAGACCTTCAGGCCCGAGTTCCTGAATCGAATCGATGAGATACTGATCTTCAACCGCCTCGGAGCGGATGAGATTGCGAAGATCGTCCAGATCCAGCTGGAGCTGGTCCGAGGCAGGCTCGCCGACAAGGGATTCTCGATCACCTGGACCCCTGAAGTCCGCGATTTCCTCGCGAAAGCCGGGTTCGACCCAGTGTACGGCGCGAGGCCCCTCAAGCGAGCGATCCAGAAAGAGCTGGAGAACGCCATGGCGCTCGAGATACTCCAGGGCAAGTTCAAACAGGGCGACACGATCAAGGTAGACGCGTCAACTGATGGAGAGTCACTCCTGTTCACCACAGCGTAA
- the gatB gene encoding Asp-tRNA(Asn)/Glu-tRNA(Gln) amidotransferase subunit GatB, which produces MSQDYEVVIGMEVHAELAAESKVFCRCRTEFGAPPNSQTCPVCLGMPGALPVLNKKALEHTMRAALALNCTIAEYSKFDRKNYFYPDLPKAYQISQYDLPIGRDGYLDIDVDGKAKRVRIRRVHLEEETGKSVHAGDDIISATQSLMDFNRCGIGLMEIVSEADIRSADEARAYLSKLRSVLLAVGASDCKMEEGSMRCEANVSVMPVGAKEYGTLVELKNIASFRAVHRAIQYESARQIQLIEAGGRVTRETRHWDDAKGQTAFMRSKEEAHDYRYFPEPDLVPLLIDRSWVEEMRRNMPELPDAKAARYAREWGLPQCDAAQIADSAALAGFFEATVALHPDGREAAKWLLGDVSAALNATGIELSASKLTPEHLAEMLKMIASGMISGKIAKSVFEETFNSGAAPAKVVEERGLSQISNTSELEAVIARVLEANPGPVADYAAGKERAITFLVGQVMKETRGRANPGEVNRILKEKLSH; this is translated from the coding sequence ATGAGCCAGGACTACGAGGTCGTTATAGGCATGGAGGTCCATGCGGAACTGGCTGCCGAATCCAAAGTCTTCTGCAGGTGCAGAACGGAGTTCGGCGCCCCTCCCAACAGCCAGACCTGCCCGGTGTGCTTGGGGATGCCCGGGGCCCTGCCAGTGCTGAACAAGAAGGCGCTTGAGCACACAATGCGCGCCGCGCTCGCCTTGAACTGCACTATTGCGGAGTACAGCAAGTTCGATAGGAAGAACTACTTCTATCCTGACCTTCCCAAGGCGTATCAAATATCTCAATACGACCTTCCAATCGGGAGAGACGGGTATCTGGATATCGACGTGGATGGAAAGGCGAAGAGGGTTCGGATTCGCCGCGTGCACTTGGAGGAGGAGACCGGCAAGTCAGTGCATGCGGGGGATGACATCATATCCGCTACGCAATCGCTGATGGATTTCAACAGATGCGGAATCGGACTCATGGAGATCGTGTCGGAGGCGGATATCCGTTCGGCCGATGAGGCGAGGGCATACCTGTCCAAACTGAGGTCGGTGCTGCTAGCTGTGGGCGCGTCCGACTGCAAGATGGAGGAGGGCTCCATGAGATGCGAGGCGAACGTGTCAGTGATGCCGGTCGGCGCCAAGGAGTACGGCACCCTCGTTGAGCTGAAGAACATAGCATCCTTCCGCGCCGTTCACAGGGCGATCCAGTACGAGTCCGCAAGGCAGATCCAGCTGATCGAGGCAGGAGGCAGGGTGACGCGGGAGACGCGCCATTGGGACGACGCAAAGGGGCAGACCGCCTTCATGCGCAGCAAGGAAGAGGCTCACGACTATCGGTACTTCCCAGAGCCTGACCTTGTTCCGCTCTTGATCGACAGATCCTGGGTCGAGGAGATGCGCAGGAACATGCCTGAGCTCCCAGATGCCAAAGCCGCGCGATATGCGCGCGAATGGGGGCTCCCCCAGTGTGATGCTGCGCAGATTGCGGACTCGGCAGCTCTGGCAGGCTTCTTCGAAGCCACCGTGGCGCTGCACCCAGACGGGCGCGAGGCAGCAAAGTGGCTCCTAGGAGACGTATCGGCGGCGCTGAACGCGACTGGGATTGAGCTATCGGCGTCGAAGCTCACGCCGGAGCACCTCGCCGAGATGCTGAAGATGATAGCGTCAGGCATGATATCAGGCAAGATCGCGAAATCGGTGTTCGAGGAGACCTTCAACAGCGGCGCCGCGCCAGCCAAGGTGGTGGAGGAGCGGGGGCTTTCGCAGATAAGCAACACATCGGAGCTTGAGGCGGTGATCGCGCGGGTGCTGGAGGCGAACCCTGGCCCTGTCGCGGACTACGCTGCAGGCAAGGAGAGGGCCATCACCTTCCTGGTGGGGCAGGTGATGAAGGAGACCCGAGGACGGGCCAACCCCGGCGAGGTCAACAGGATACTCAAGGAGAAGCTTTCTCACTAG